The Gordonia sp. KTR9 genome contains a region encoding:
- a CDS encoding PTS fructose transporter subunit IIABC, with protein sequence MTEQIITAQTVSLDVDAGGDPAAVITTLADALSAAGRTTDPADLARAALDREAKSATGLPGGIAIPHARTASVTAASLAMARLSRKVDFGAPDGPADLVFLIAAPEGGASAHMKLLSSLARSLVRPDFVASLRAAENEERVIELVNEAVDPAPPAPAAPATASPATADTAVSTAKAESSPVRSDSDQTPDQSPAKPRIVAITACPTGIAHTYMAADALKYAAERAGVEFAVETQGSSATTAFDPDVIASADAVIFATDVGVKGRNRFSGKPVIASGVKRAINEPDAMIAEAVAAGRNPNATRVTADGTDAGGDESSASGVGLAGRTRQALMTGVSYMIPFVAAGGLLIALGFLLAGYEVANTTLDDGGTLSDGAFIALNNSLWDLPSGGLLQYLGAVSFAIGSGIMGLAVPVLAGYISFAIADRPGIAPGFVAGIVSLAVGASFIGALIGGLIAGVVCLWIARTPVPQWARGLMPVVVIPLFGSMIVGGLLYMVLGKPLAWLTEQMNSGLESMSGGSAIALGVVLGLMMCFDLGGPVNKTAYLFATAGIADAATAGTAQYQIMAAVMCAGMVPPLALALATVLRPGLFTEPERENGKAAWLLGASFISEGAIPFAAVDPFRVIPSMMAGGALSGALIMAFGVELRAPHGGIFVFFAMNNWVLFLVALVAGTVLSAVLVIAAKQVHRSRDAVAFDELEAVAA encoded by the coding sequence ATGACCGAGCAGATCATCACCGCACAGACGGTGAGTCTCGACGTCGACGCCGGCGGCGATCCCGCCGCCGTCATCACGACCCTGGCCGATGCGCTCTCCGCGGCCGGCCGGACCACCGATCCCGCCGATCTCGCGCGGGCCGCTCTCGACCGGGAGGCCAAGTCCGCGACCGGACTTCCCGGCGGCATCGCCATCCCGCACGCCCGAACCGCGTCGGTGACCGCGGCCAGTCTCGCCATGGCGCGACTGTCCCGCAAGGTCGACTTCGGCGCACCGGACGGGCCGGCCGACCTGGTCTTCCTGATCGCCGCCCCCGAAGGGGGTGCCAGCGCGCACATGAAACTCCTCAGCTCACTGGCCCGCTCGCTCGTCCGGCCCGACTTCGTGGCCTCGCTGCGCGCGGCGGAGAACGAGGAGCGCGTGATCGAGCTGGTCAACGAGGCCGTCGATCCCGCGCCGCCGGCTCCGGCTGCCCCGGCAACCGCTTCCCCGGCGACCGCGGACACGGCGGTGTCGACCGCGAAGGCCGAGAGCTCGCCGGTCCGTAGCGATTCGGACCAGACCCCGGACCAGTCACCGGCGAAGCCGCGGATCGTCGCGATCACCGCGTGTCCGACCGGGATCGCCCACACCTACATGGCCGCCGATGCACTGAAGTACGCCGCCGAACGGGCCGGTGTCGAGTTCGCGGTGGAGACCCAGGGGTCCTCGGCCACGACCGCTTTCGATCCGGACGTGATCGCCTCGGCCGACGCGGTCATCTTCGCCACCGACGTCGGGGTGAAGGGCCGCAACCGGTTCAGCGGCAAACCCGTCATCGCGTCCGGGGTGAAACGCGCGATCAACGAGCCCGACGCGATGATCGCCGAGGCGGTCGCGGCGGGACGCAACCCGAACGCGACGCGGGTCACCGCCGACGGCACGGACGCCGGCGGGGACGAGTCGTCGGCATCAGGTGTCGGCCTCGCCGGCCGCACGCGCCAGGCGCTGATGACCGGTGTGAGCTACATGATCCCGTTCGTCGCCGCCGGCGGCCTGCTCATCGCACTCGGATTCCTCCTCGCCGGTTACGAGGTCGCCAACACGACCCTCGACGACGGCGGCACCCTCAGCGACGGTGCCTTCATCGCGCTGAACAACAGCCTCTGGGACCTGCCGTCGGGCGGACTCCTGCAGTATCTGGGCGCGGTGAGCTTCGCGATCGGCTCGGGGATCATGGGGCTGGCGGTCCCGGTGCTCGCGGGCTACATCTCCTTCGCGATCGCCGACCGCCCGGGCATCGCACCCGGTTTCGTGGCCGGCATCGTCTCGCTCGCGGTCGGCGCCAGCTTCATCGGCGCACTGATCGGCGGTCTCATCGCCGGCGTGGTGTGCTTGTGGATCGCTCGAACCCCGGTGCCCCAGTGGGCGCGTGGCCTGATGCCGGTCGTGGTCATCCCGCTGTTCGGCAGCATGATCGTCGGCGGACTGCTCTACATGGTCTTGGGCAAACCCCTCGCGTGGCTGACCGAGCAGATGAACAGCGGTCTGGAGAGCATGTCCGGCGGATCGGCCATCGCCCTCGGCGTCGTGCTCGGCCTGATGATGTGCTTCGACCTCGGCGGACCGGTCAACAAGACCGCCTATCTGTTCGCCACCGCGGGCATCGCCGACGCGGCGACCGCAGGCACCGCGCAGTACCAGATCATGGCCGCCGTCATGTGCGCCGGCATGGTCCCCCCGTTGGCGCTCGCCCTCGCCACGGTGTTGCGTCCCGGCCTGTTCACCGAACCGGAGCGCGAGAACGGCAAGGCCGCATGGCTTCTCGGCGCCTCCTTCATCTCCGAGGGCGCCATCCCGTTCGCGGCGGTCGATCCCTTCCGCGTCATCCCGTCGATGATGGCCGGCGGCGCACTCAGCGGCGCACTGATCATGGCGTTCGGTGTCGAACTCCGCGCCCCGCACGGCGGCATCTTCGTCTTCTTCGCGATGAACAACTGGGTGCTGTTCCTCGTCGCGCTCGTCGCCGGTACCGTCCTGTCCGCCGTCCTGGTGATCGCGGCCAAGCAGGTCCACCGCAGTCGCGACGCCGTCGCCTTCGACGAACTAGAGGCGGTCGCCGCCTGA
- a CDS encoding HPr family phosphocarrier protein, which produces MPSTTATVGSAVGLHARPATIIAEAVAEAGNPVTLGLEGGDPVDAGSALMIMTLGAEKGTRVVVTADDQATLDAIVTLVEKDLDAD; this is translated from the coding sequence ATGCCCAGCACCACCGCCACCGTCGGCTCCGCCGTCGGCCTCCACGCCCGCCCCGCCACGATCATCGCCGAGGCGGTCGCCGAAGCCGGGAACCCGGTGACGCTGGGCCTCGAGGGCGGCGACCCGGTCGACGCGGGGTCGGCGCTGATGATCATGACGCTGGGAGCCGAGAAGGGCACCCGGGTCGTCGTGACGGCCGACGATCAGGCCACGCTCGACGCCATCGTCACCCTCGTCGAGAAGGACCTCGACGCGGACTAG